A stretch of Kyrpidia spormannii DNA encodes these proteins:
- a CDS encoding fumarate hydratase: protein MDRFTESIYTLIVETSTNLPDDVRRAIARAKLTEEMGTRASLALSTIGENIIMAQDDQAPICQDTGMPTFFVRCPVGANQIEMARQIREAVVAATREGKLRPNSVDSVTGKNSGNNLGPGTPVIHFEQWEKDEIEVKLLLKGGGCENKNIQYSLPTELEGLGRAGRDLDGVRKCILHAVYQAQGQGCSAGFLGVAIGGDRTTGYEAAKEQLLRRVDDVNPDPRLAELEAYIMENANRLDIGTMGFGGRVTLLGCKIGAINRLPASFFVSVAYNCWAFRRLGVIIDPVTGGITQWLYRDGGELPELGAAEGIAGSEGSRRVVLQAPVSEEQIRELKVGDVVIIDGLIHTGRDALHKYLMDHDSPVDLRGGILYHCGPVMLQDDKGEWHVKAAGPTTSSREEPYQADIIKKFGIRAVIGKGGMGPKTLAGLKEFGAVYLNAIGGAAQYYARCVKKVEGVDFLEFGIPEAMWHLQVEGFAAIVTMDAHGNSLHAEVQQRSLAKLAEFADPVFV from the coding sequence ATGGATCGATTCACAGAAAGTATTTATACCTTGATTGTCGAGACGTCCACCAATCTGCCCGATGATGTGCGCCGGGCTATTGCCCGGGCCAAGCTGACGGAGGAGATGGGGACCCGGGCGTCTCTCGCTTTGTCCACCATCGGGGAGAACATCATCATGGCCCAGGATGACCAGGCGCCGATCTGCCAAGATACCGGGATGCCGACATTTTTCGTCCGCTGCCCGGTGGGAGCCAACCAGATCGAGATGGCTCGACAGATCCGGGAGGCGGTGGTGGCGGCCACGCGAGAGGGCAAACTTCGCCCGAATTCCGTGGACTCGGTCACGGGCAAGAATAGCGGGAACAACCTAGGCCCCGGGACTCCGGTGATTCATTTTGAGCAGTGGGAAAAGGATGAGATCGAGGTCAAACTGCTCCTGAAAGGCGGCGGCTGCGAAAACAAGAACATTCAATACAGCTTGCCGACGGAGTTGGAGGGCCTTGGCCGGGCGGGCCGAGATTTGGACGGGGTGCGAAAATGCATCCTCCATGCGGTGTACCAAGCCCAGGGGCAAGGGTGCAGCGCCGGGTTCCTCGGGGTGGCCATCGGCGGCGACCGCACCACGGGGTACGAGGCGGCAAAAGAGCAGCTCCTGCGCCGAGTGGATGACGTGAATCCCGACCCCCGCCTCGCTGAATTGGAAGCGTATATCATGGAGAATGCCAACCGTTTGGACATCGGCACCATGGGCTTCGGTGGTCGGGTGACGCTGCTCGGGTGCAAAATCGGCGCGATCAACCGTCTTCCGGCGAGCTTTTTCGTGTCTGTCGCCTACAACTGTTGGGCGTTCCGGCGCCTCGGGGTGATCATCGACCCGGTTACCGGCGGGATCACCCAGTGGCTGTACAGGGACGGAGGGGAGCTGCCGGAACTCGGGGCTGCGGAAGGAATCGCGGGCTCCGAAGGCAGTCGTCGGGTGGTTTTGCAGGCGCCGGTCAGTGAAGAACAGATTCGGGAGCTGAAGGTCGGCGATGTGGTGATTATTGACGGACTTATCCACACTGGCCGGGACGCCCTGCATAAATACCTGATGGACCACGACAGCCCGGTGGACCTGCGAGGCGGAATTCTTTACCACTGCGGCCCGGTGATGCTCCAGGATGACAAGGGCGAATGGCATGTAAAAGCCGCCGGGCCCACCACAAGCAGCCGGGAAGAGCCGTACCAGGCGGACATCATCAAGAAGTTTGGGATCCGGGCGGTGATCGGCAAAGGGGGCATGGGGCCGAAAACCCTTGCCGGTTTGAAGGAATTCGGGGCGGTGTACCTGAATGCCATCGGTGGGGCGGCCCAATACTATGCGAGATGCGTCAAAAAGGTCGAGGGGGTCGATTTCTTGGAATTCGGCATTCCCGAAGCGATGTGGCACCTCCAGGTGGAGGGATTCGCGGCCATCGTGACCATGGACGCCCACGGCAACAGCCTCCACGCCGAGGTGCAGCAACGGTCCCTGGCGAAGCTGGCGGAATTTGCCGATCCGGTATTCGTATGA
- a CDS encoding DUF6154 family protein, translating to MRFVDDLYALYKDQLTGDEDDAVIIVSGVLQELSRAELLELVSQLDRDELFQMVGRYLIDRLREKIDREGTGSPTIPEYGGEVH from the coding sequence GTGAGATTCGTCGACGATCTTTACGCACTGTACAAAGACCAGTTGACCGGAGACGAGGACGACGCGGTGATCATCGTGTCCGGCGTTCTCCAGGAGCTGTCCCGCGCCGAACTGTTGGAGTTGGTCTCTCAATTGGATCGAGACGAACTGTTTCAGATGGTCGGCCGATACCTCATCGACCGGCTTCGGGAGAAGATTGATCGCGAAGGCACGGGCTCTCCCACGATTCCCGAATACGGCGGAGAGGTTCATTAA
- a CDS encoding L-lactate permease, with product MSPWHQVYYPVGGSLWLSALVAVIPIAFFFWALAVRRMKGHVAGLLTLLLAVILAIIVNGMPIPMAVSTAIYGMLSGLWPIGWIVFTAVFLYNITEESGYFRVIRDSITGLTGDRRMQALLIAFSFSAFMEGSAGFGTPVAIAAAILAGLGFNPLYAAGICLVANSAPVAFGAIGIPITTAAQVTGMDAHTISQVVGRQLPILSLFLPFWLVLIMSGWKRTIEVLPAILISGGSFAITQFLVSNFVGPELPDIASAFVSLIALALFLRVWRPKEEFHFADEKADAILNQAAAARQQHSSGDMVRAWAPWVILTVMIIIWSLPAFKSAVAGTTIAVNWPWLNKLVVSVPPVAAKNTPMAAVWKFDWLGATGTSILIASILSMFVVGMSVGTWFKVLVRTFRQLLWPLVTIAAVLGFGHVTNYSSMSATIALALAGTGVLFPLFSPVLGWLGVFLTGSDTSSNVLFGNLQKITAQQLGLNPYLMVGANSSGGVTGKMISPQSIAVGASATGLAGREGEIYRFTLKHSILFVLIVSVITMIEAYVFPGLIPK from the coding sequence TTGAGTCCCTGGCATCAAGTGTATTATCCCGTAGGGGGAAGCCTTTGGTTGTCCGCCCTGGTGGCGGTCATCCCCATCGCCTTCTTCTTCTGGGCGCTGGCCGTGCGCCGGATGAAAGGCCATGTGGCGGGGCTGTTGACTCTTTTGCTCGCCGTGATTCTCGCCATCATTGTCAATGGCATGCCAATTCCCATGGCCGTCTCCACGGCGATCTACGGGATGTTGAGTGGACTGTGGCCGATCGGTTGGATCGTGTTTACTGCCGTATTTTTGTATAACATTACAGAAGAATCCGGTTATTTTCGCGTCATTCGCGACTCGATCACCGGGCTCACCGGAGACCGGCGGATGCAGGCCTTGTTGATCGCGTTCTCGTTCAGTGCATTCATGGAAGGTTCGGCGGGGTTTGGGACGCCGGTGGCTATCGCCGCCGCCATCCTGGCAGGTCTTGGGTTTAACCCGTTGTACGCTGCGGGGATATGCTTGGTCGCGAACAGTGCGCCAGTGGCCTTTGGCGCCATCGGGATTCCCATTACCACCGCCGCCCAGGTCACCGGGATGGATGCCCACACGATCAGCCAGGTGGTGGGGCGTCAGCTTCCGATTCTTTCCCTGTTTCTACCTTTTTGGCTGGTGCTCATTATGAGCGGGTGGAAACGGACCATCGAGGTGTTGCCGGCGATTCTCATCTCCGGGGGTTCCTTTGCCATCACGCAATTTTTGGTCTCCAATTTTGTGGGACCGGAGCTACCGGACATCGCTTCTGCTTTTGTCAGCTTGATCGCTCTGGCCCTGTTCCTCCGGGTGTGGCGCCCGAAGGAAGAATTTCATTTTGCCGATGAAAAGGCAGATGCGATTCTCAACCAAGCGGCGGCGGCCCGGCAGCAGCACAGTTCCGGGGACATGGTTCGGGCCTGGGCGCCCTGGGTGATTCTCACCGTGATGATTATTATCTGGTCCCTGCCCGCCTTTAAATCGGCCGTCGCCGGGACCACGATTGCGGTGAATTGGCCCTGGCTGAACAAACTGGTAGTCTCGGTTCCTCCTGTAGCTGCAAAAAACACCCCCATGGCTGCGGTGTGGAAGTTCGACTGGCTGGGAGCCACGGGGACGTCTATTCTGATCGCCTCGATTCTGTCGATGTTTGTGGTGGGCATGTCGGTGGGGACTTGGTTCAAGGTGCTCGTCCGCACCTTCCGGCAGTTGTTGTGGCCGTTGGTCACCATTGCCGCGGTGCTGGGGTTCGGCCACGTGACGAACTACTCCTCCATGAGCGCCACCATCGCTTTGGCCCTGGCCGGAACCGGCGTACTGTTTCCGCTTTTCTCGCCGGTTCTCGGTTGGCTGGGCGTCTTTCTCACCGGTAGTGACACGTCGTCGAATGTGTTGTTTGGCAACCTGCAGAAAATTACCGCGCAGCAGTTGGGGCTCAATCCGTACCTGATGGTGGGGGCGAACAGTTCCGGGGGTGTGACCGGCAAAATGATCTCTCCCCAGTCCATCGCCGTGGGGGCTTCGGCGACGGGGTTGGCCGGCCGGGAAGGTGAGATTTATCGATTCACCCTTAAACATAGTATACTGTTTGTATTAATCGTTTCGGTGATTACCATGATTGAGGCTTATGTGTTCCCGGGATTGATCCCTAAGTAG
- a CDS encoding DMT family transporter translates to MMGQPRGWRPTRVQALWMIGLGASCYGLISPVMKTAFAQGYTMEGVTAAQYFVALLFWAVAGLAVRTGNRPKGREVIQLFILGLIGSGGTTVLYYRSLIHLPASLAIVLLFQFTWITILLEVALERKPLTARRWQALLMILLGTGLAVGLLHDQWEGGISWVAAAMALGGAVTYSILLYGTGRIAVQTSPVRRSLFMSLGSGVPILLTTPLTAYYTAPSMAGLYGWGVLVALLAQITPPLLFAVAIPAVGGGAAAVLGSMELPVAVVAAALILKEPVGWDRWLGVALILAGVIWSERVNRRGRESPGT, encoded by the coding sequence ATGATGGGGCAGCCGAGGGGCTGGCGACCTACCCGGGTACAGGCCCTTTGGATGATTGGGCTGGGGGCGTCCTGTTACGGGCTCATCTCTCCGGTCATGAAAACTGCATTCGCCCAGGGTTATACCATGGAAGGGGTAACGGCAGCTCAGTACTTCGTTGCCCTTCTTTTCTGGGCTGTGGCGGGTCTTGCGGTGCGAACCGGGAATCGGCCTAAGGGGCGAGAAGTGATCCAGCTTTTCATTTTGGGTCTCATCGGTTCGGGGGGAACCACAGTTCTTTATTACCGATCTCTTATCCATCTTCCGGCTTCCCTTGCGATCGTACTTTTGTTTCAATTCACGTGGATTACGATTTTACTGGAAGTTGCGTTGGAGAGAAAACCTTTGACTGCCCGGCGGTGGCAGGCGCTGTTGATGATCCTTTTGGGGACCGGACTTGCGGTGGGGTTGTTGCACGACCAGTGGGAAGGCGGAATTTCGTGGGTTGCTGCGGCCATGGCCCTGGGAGGCGCGGTGACGTATTCCATCCTTTTGTACGGGACAGGTCGGATTGCCGTACAAACGTCCCCTGTGAGACGAAGCCTGTTTATGTCCTTGGGGTCAGGAGTTCCCATTCTTCTGACCACTCCGCTGACGGCTTATTATACAGCGCCATCGATGGCCGGGTTGTATGGCTGGGGTGTTCTTGTGGCGCTTCTCGCCCAGATTACGCCGCCACTTTTGTTTGCTGTGGCGATCCCGGCGGTGGGCGGGGGAGCTGCTGCGGTGCTGGGATCGATGGAGCTGCCCGTGGCTGTCGTGGCGGCTGCACTAATCTTGAAAGAGCCGGTGGGGTGGGATCGATGGCTTGGGGTGGCCCTGATCCTGGCGGGGGTCATCTGGTCTGAACGGGTAAACCGCAGAGGGCGAGAAAGCCCCGGAACATAG
- a CDS encoding FAD-binding oxidoreductase, whose amino-acid sequence MSAAREKLVEELARIVGPRNVISDRHQLMAYECDGYTIQRGVPAAVVFPADTDQVAAVVKYLHREKIPFVPRGAGTGLSGGAIPLHGEVVVNLVRMNRILHIDYENRYAVVQPGVVNRRLSQVVAGRGYYYAPDPSSQQACTLGGNVGENAGGPHCLKYGVTTNHVLALEWVLPDGQVVMVGGPNGDDVGYDLRGLFIGTEGTLGIVTRIWVRLLKKQIGVKTILALFDRVEDASRAVSGIIAKGILPGALEMMDRLAMRAVEAGAYPVGYPEDIEAVLLLELDGSAEGLEDQAEDAVKVCKEHGVRDVRVAASEPERTLWWNNRKTAFGAMGNISPDYLVQDGVIPRSTLPEVLTRIAEISKDSGLRIANVFHAGDGNLHPLVLFDSGVPGETQRAVETGSRVLQVCADVGGSITGEHGVGLEKMYDMEKIFSPADIDYQLKIRGIWNAEELCNPGKLFPRPAKCIDAKAMAAAGRG is encoded by the coding sequence ATGAGCGCGGCGCGGGAGAAGTTGGTGGAGGAACTGGCGCGGATCGTCGGCCCCAGGAATGTGATCTCAGACAGGCACCAGCTCATGGCTTATGAGTGCGATGGCTACACCATCCAGCGGGGCGTCCCCGCCGCCGTGGTATTCCCGGCGGACACCGATCAGGTGGCGGCGGTGGTGAAATATCTCCATCGGGAGAAGATCCCCTTTGTTCCGAGGGGGGCGGGCACCGGGCTCAGTGGCGGGGCTATCCCGCTGCATGGTGAGGTGGTGGTGAATCTGGTGCGGATGAATCGGATTCTTCACATCGATTATGAGAACCGCTACGCCGTGGTTCAGCCCGGGGTGGTGAACCGCCGGTTGTCCCAGGTGGTGGCGGGCCGGGGCTACTACTATGCCCCGGACCCGTCGAGCCAGCAGGCCTGTACTTTGGGAGGGAATGTCGGCGAAAACGCCGGGGGGCCCCATTGTCTCAAATACGGGGTGACGACCAACCATGTCCTTGCCCTGGAATGGGTGCTTCCGGACGGGCAGGTGGTGATGGTCGGCGGCCCGAATGGTGACGATGTCGGCTACGATCTTCGGGGGTTGTTCATCGGGACGGAGGGGACCCTCGGAATCGTGACCCGGATTTGGGTGAGGCTACTAAAAAAACAGATCGGGGTCAAGACGATCCTGGCGCTGTTTGACCGGGTGGAAGACGCAAGCCGGGCAGTCTCCGGAATCATCGCGAAAGGGATCCTGCCCGGGGCTTTGGAAATGATGGACCGGCTGGCCATGCGGGCGGTGGAGGCCGGAGCGTATCCGGTGGGGTATCCCGAGGACATCGAAGCCGTTTTGCTCCTCGAGTTGGACGGCTCGGCTGAAGGTCTGGAGGATCAGGCCGAAGATGCCGTGAAGGTGTGCAAAGAACACGGGGTGCGGGACGTCCGGGTGGCGGCCAGTGAACCCGAGCGAACCCTTTGGTGGAACAATCGGAAAACAGCTTTTGGGGCGATGGGGAACATCTCCCCGGATTATCTCGTGCAGGATGGAGTGATTCCCAGATCCACCCTTCCCGAGGTCCTCACCCGAATCGCCGAGATCAGTAAAGATTCTGGCCTGCGTATCGCCAACGTGTTTCACGCCGGGGACGGCAATCTGCATCCATTGGTGCTCTTTGACTCCGGGGTGCCGGGGGAAACCCAACGGGCGGTGGAGACGGGCTCCCGGGTCCTTCAGGTCTGCGCCGACGTGGGAGGGTCGATCACCGGCGAGCACGGGGTGGGGCTCGAAAAAATGTACGACATGGAGAAGATTTTCAGCCCTGCGGACATCGATTACCAACTCAAGATCCGGGGAATCTGGAATGCGGAAGAACTGTGTAACCCGGGGAAACTCTTTCCGCGGCCCGCCAAATGTATCGATGCCAAGGCCATGGCTGCGGCCGGGAGGGGGTGA
- a CDS encoding cob(I)yrinic acid a,c-diamide adenosyltransferase, producing MSIYTRGGDRGRTRLVGGVRDKDDIRIEAYGTLDEANAFVGDAISRLDPIRDRDLAAHLLEIQQELFDCGADLAALPGKRPYKVHAEMTDRLEPLIDSYLAEALPVQRFIIPGGHPAAAALHVCRVLVRRAERRVVTLSHREEINPEVLRYLNRLSDFFFAAARAINARTGTGDIEYVRSPIVFRNSGGHNPSNPKLNPPDDPGGNA from the coding sequence ATGTCCATTTACACCCGTGGTGGCGACCGAGGCCGCACCCGCCTCGTCGGAGGTGTCCGGGACAAGGATGATATTCGCATCGAAGCCTACGGCACCTTGGACGAGGCAAACGCTTTTGTCGGCGACGCCATCAGTCGCCTGGATCCCATCCGAGACCGCGACCTCGCCGCGCACCTTCTGGAGATCCAGCAGGAATTGTTCGACTGTGGGGCAGATCTCGCGGCCCTGCCGGGCAAACGCCCCTACAAGGTGCACGCTGAAATGACCGACCGGCTGGAACCGCTCATTGATTCCTATCTCGCGGAAGCCCTCCCTGTCCAGCGATTCATCATCCCCGGGGGGCACCCGGCCGCCGCCGCCCTTCATGTGTGCAGGGTGCTGGTCCGCCGGGCCGAACGCCGGGTGGTGACACTCAGCCACCGGGAGGAGATCAACCCCGAAGTCCTGCGATATCTCAACCGGTTGTCCGATTTTTTCTTTGCCGCCGCCCGGGCGATCAATGCGCGAACAGGCACTGGAGATATTGAATATGTACGAAGCCCCATCGTGTTTCGCAATTCCGGAGGTCACAATCCGTCCAACCCCAAGCTGAATCCCCCGGATGATCCAGGTGGAAATGCGTAG
- a CDS encoding IclR family transcriptional regulator, translating to MEMASSGEDTVKSVDRALVILERVSRYKEGVGITELAAEVSMYKSTVHRLLTTLARRGYVEQDPETGRYKLGYAILDMASRLLGSLDLRREARPYLEELADYSHEVVHLVVLDHGEVVYIEKVEGDETIRMHSRVGARAPVHCTGVGKAILAYLPEEDVKSIVERHGLPAHTPHTITRWLDLRDELQRVKERGVAMDLEENELGIICVAAPIWDHTGRVCASLSISAPKMRMPEERIKDLADRVRRAGLAISARLGFPSAVASR from the coding sequence ATGGAGATGGCCTCTTCGGGCGAGGATACGGTAAAATCGGTGGATCGGGCATTGGTGATCCTGGAGCGGGTGAGTCGATACAAAGAAGGGGTCGGCATTACCGAGTTGGCCGCCGAGGTGTCGATGTACAAAAGTACTGTGCACAGGTTGTTGACGACCCTAGCTCGTCGGGGATACGTGGAGCAGGATCCGGAGACCGGGAGGTACAAACTCGGGTATGCAATTCTGGATATGGCCTCCCGGTTGTTGGGCAGCCTTGATTTGCGCCGCGAAGCCCGGCCGTATCTCGAGGAGTTGGCCGATTACTCCCACGAAGTGGTCCATCTCGTGGTGCTCGACCATGGGGAAGTGGTCTATATTGAGAAGGTGGAGGGCGACGAAACGATCCGCATGCACTCCCGGGTTGGCGCCCGGGCGCCGGTGCATTGTACGGGTGTGGGGAAGGCCATTCTCGCGTATCTGCCAGAGGAGGACGTAAAGTCCATCGTCGAGCGGCACGGGCTTCCGGCCCATACGCCCCACACGATCACCCGGTGGCTGGACCTGCGGGACGAGCTGCAGCGGGTGAAAGAACGGGGTGTGGCGATGGACCTCGAAGAAAACGAGCTCGGCATCATCTGTGTGGCTGCCCCGATCTGGGATCATACAGGCCGGGTGTGTGCTTCCCTGAGCATCTCCGCTCCGAAGATGCGCATGCCTGAGGAGAGAATCAAAGATTTGGCGGATCGGGTGCGCCGGGCGGGGCTCGCCATCTCCGCTCGGCTGGGTTTTCCCTCGGCGGTGGCGTCGCGATAA
- the thiD gene encoding bifunctional hydroxymethylpyrimidine kinase/phosphomethylpyrimidine kinase yields the protein MRVARALTIAGSDSGGGAGIQADLKTFQMLGVYGMTAITAITVQNTKGVFGSHLVPPELVAAQIDAVVRDIGTDAAKTGMLATAEIIEAVAAKIRELGITPLVVDPVMVAKGGAPLLEEDARSTLIRELFPLAAVVTPNISEAEALTGMTIRTRDEMVEAAKRIAALGPGAVVVKGGHLAGDPLDILYDGQAVVEFPGVRVRTPHTHGTGCTFSAAITAELAKGASLLDALGTAKAFISAGIREAPGLGEGHGPTNHWAYSRQHAGSDQPRDAAQASEDAEGGREAR from the coding sequence ATGAGGGTGGCCAGGGCTTTGACCATCGCCGGTTCGGATAGCGGCGGCGGAGCGGGGATTCAAGCGGATCTAAAAACCTTTCAGATGCTCGGGGTATACGGGATGACGGCCATCACCGCGATCACGGTACAAAACACAAAAGGGGTGTTTGGATCCCATCTTGTGCCGCCTGAGTTGGTGGCCGCCCAGATCGATGCTGTGGTGCGGGACATCGGCACGGATGCGGCAAAGACCGGGATGTTGGCCACGGCGGAGATTATCGAGGCGGTGGCGGCCAAGATCCGGGAATTGGGCATCACTCCCCTGGTGGTGGACCCGGTCATGGTGGCCAAAGGTGGGGCGCCACTTTTGGAAGAGGACGCCCGTTCGACGTTAATTCGCGAACTGTTCCCTTTGGCGGCGGTGGTGACCCCGAATATCTCCGAAGCCGAGGCGTTGACCGGGATGACAATTCGCACCCGGGATGAGATGGTGGAGGCGGCGAAGCGGATTGCGGCACTAGGTCCCGGGGCGGTGGTGGTCAAAGGCGGGCATTTAGCGGGAGATCCGCTGGACATTCTGTACGATGGGCAGGCTGTCGTGGAGTTTCCGGGAGTCCGGGTCCGCACCCCGCACACCCATGGGACGGGATGCACCTTTTCGGCGGCAATTACCGCCGAGTTGGCGAAAGGGGCCTCTCTGCTTGACGCCCTGGGGACGGCCAAAGCTTTCATCTCGGCGGGCATTCGGGAAGCGCCGGGGCTGGGGGAGGGTCACGGGCCTACGAATCATTGGGCTTACAGCCGCCAGCATGCGGGTTCCGATCAACCCCGGGATGCCGCCCAGGCGTCCGAGGATGCGGAGGGGGGCCGGGAAGCACGGTAA